Proteins encoded in a region of the Mycolicibacterium duvalii genome:
- a CDS encoding NAD(P)H-dependent flavin oxidoreductase encodes MQWVGRAELAAAVSDAGGLGLITALTQPTPGDLANEIARARDLTDKPFGVNLTILPTINPPPYEEYRQVIVDAGITIVETAGSNPAAHLPIFHEHGVKVLHKCTSVRHAVKAQDLGVDGISIDGFECAGHPGEDDIPGLVLIPAAARQIDIPMIASGGFADGQGLVAALALGADGINMGSRFMCTVESPIHQKVKEAIVAGNELGTELIFRTLRNTGRVASNTVSREVVEILNRGGQFEDIAELVAGKRGVKVYETGDLEAGIWWIGTAMGLIDDIPTAGEVVTRIVEEAELIIGKRLADAIV; translated from the coding sequence ATGCAGTGGGTCGGGCGCGCCGAACTGGCCGCCGCGGTGTCGGATGCCGGCGGGCTCGGCTTGATCACCGCGTTGACCCAGCCCACCCCCGGCGACCTCGCCAACGAGATCGCGCGCGCCCGCGACCTGACCGACAAACCGTTCGGCGTCAATCTCACCATCCTGCCCACCATCAACCCGCCGCCCTACGAGGAGTATCGGCAAGTCATCGTCGATGCGGGCATCACGATCGTGGAGACCGCCGGGTCGAACCCGGCCGCGCACCTGCCCATCTTCCATGAGCACGGCGTGAAGGTGCTGCACAAATGCACCTCGGTGCGCCACGCCGTCAAGGCGCAAGACCTCGGTGTGGACGGCATCAGCATCGACGGCTTCGAATGTGCCGGGCACCCGGGCGAGGACGACATCCCCGGACTGGTGCTCATTCCCGCCGCGGCGCGCCAGATCGACATCCCGATGATCGCCTCCGGCGGGTTCGCCGACGGCCAGGGTCTGGTGGCGGCCTTGGCGCTGGGGGCCGACGGCATCAACATGGGATCGCGCTTCATGTGCACGGTGGAGTCACCGATTCACCAGAAGGTGAAGGAGGCCATCGTCGCCGGCAACGAGTTGGGCACCGAGTTGATCTTCCGCACCCTGCGCAACACCGGCCGGGTCGCCAGCAACACCGTTTCCCGCGAGGTGGTCGAGATCCTCAACAGGGGTGGCCAATTCGAGGACATTGCCGAGCTGGTCGCCGGCAAACGCGGCGTCAAGGTCTACGAGACCGGTGACCTCGAGGCCGGCATCTGGTGGATCGGCACCGCGATGGGACTCATCGACGACATCCCCACCGCGGGCGAGGTGGTGACGCGCATCGTCGAGGAGGCCGAGCTGATCATCGGTAAGCGGTTGGCCGACGCCATTGTCTGA
- a CDS encoding Zn-ribbon domain-containing OB-fold protein, translated as MPEPSAASGPFWEATRNRELHMQRCSGCRALVWYPRFACPHCGHDDLQWERLSGRGVVYAVSVHHRAPIAALADLVPYSVVLVDLDEGVRIMSNIFGPPPQVGEAVGVGWIPLTDGRNLPTFERG; from the coding sequence GTGCCTGAGCCCAGCGCGGCTTCGGGCCCGTTCTGGGAAGCGACGCGCAACCGCGAGTTGCACATGCAGAGGTGCTCGGGATGCCGGGCCCTGGTGTGGTACCCCCGATTCGCCTGTCCCCACTGCGGCCACGACGATCTGCAGTGGGAACGGCTGTCCGGCCGGGGGGTGGTCTACGCCGTCAGCGTGCATCACCGGGCCCCGATCGCCGCACTGGCCGACCTGGTGCCGTACTCGGTCGTGCTGGTCGACCTCGACGAGGGCGTCCGGATCATGTCCAACATCTTCGGCCCGCCGCCACAGGTGGGGGAGGCGGTCGGGGTGGGCTGGATACCGCTGACAGACGGCAGGAATCTGCCGACGTTCGAGCGGGGGTGA
- a CDS encoding MaoC/PaaZ C-terminal domain-containing protein, whose translation MFTTWRFFVALATDVVGTALAPTTYTWTETDAILYALGVGARPPDELRLLNEHGEFAVLPTLALLANWWAVKDVRTLLGLGTFPIVHGAQSLAVTRPVRARGELAVTGEITAVWDKGRHGCVEVTTRGADHDGEVFVAAGQIMVLGAGGFGGARGPDAPQDPSRPPDVTVDDEVRPEQAALYRLSGDRNPLHIDPAAARKFGFDDVFLHGLCTIGFAARALVNTIGRGDPDTLQSISCRFAKPVKLGAPLCTDIWRSDQEVRFRTRQGSVVALSSGTAQMRA comes from the coding sequence GTGTTCACTACTTGGAGGTTCTTCGTGGCCCTGGCCACCGATGTCGTCGGCACCGCTCTCGCTCCCACTACCTATACCTGGACCGAGACGGATGCGATCCTCTACGCGCTCGGTGTCGGCGCCCGACCGCCCGATGAGTTACGACTACTCAACGAGCACGGCGAGTTCGCCGTGCTGCCGACCCTCGCGCTGCTCGCCAACTGGTGGGCAGTCAAGGATGTGCGGACCCTGTTGGGGCTGGGAACGTTTCCCATCGTCCACGGCGCGCAGTCCCTGGCGGTGACCCGTCCGGTGCGCGCACGCGGCGAGCTTGCGGTGACCGGCGAGATCACCGCGGTGTGGGACAAAGGACGACACGGCTGCGTCGAGGTCACCACCCGGGGCGCCGATCACGACGGTGAAGTATTCGTCGCGGCCGGCCAGATCATGGTGCTGGGAGCCGGCGGATTCGGTGGCGCGCGCGGACCCGACGCACCGCAAGACCCTTCCCGGCCCCCCGACGTCACCGTCGACGACGAGGTCCGGCCCGAACAGGCCGCCCTCTACCGGCTCAGCGGCGACCGCAACCCGCTGCACATCGATCCCGCCGCAGCGCGCAAGTTCGGCTTCGACGATGTCTTCCTGCACGGCCTGTGCACCATCGGTTTCGCGGCGCGCGCGCTGGTCAACACCATCGGACGCGGCGATCCGGACACGCTGCAGTCGATCAGTTGCCGGTTCGCCAAACCCGTGAAGCTGGGAGCTCCGCTGTGTACCGACATCTGGCGCAGCGATCAGGAGGTTCGATTCCGCACCCGCCAGGGATCGGTCGTTGCGCTGTCGTCGGGCACCGCACAGATGCGAGCATGA
- a CDS encoding enoyl-CoA hydratase/isomerase family protein, with amino-acid sequence MTELPAEVDLAAEELRGRIDGDTLTVTIDRPEKRNALTADGYHGIKTAAMIVADEPTLDFLVITGTGDAFCAGGDMNAVGNPDRRWDAFTEAYDGTPFETLGKIPKIVVCAVNGLALGGGLVMTLYADLVIASDRARMRVPDLTRGVYEAFVAARLPQRIGTLRANHLIYGNDWVEAEEAHRLGLVGKVVAHETLAAETAALLDRVRNTGPAARTAMKREMARSLPAVDASGYWASVGTAEQIEAFTAFLQKRAPQWSRTSDRDAFVSTRRPAWIPPQPDAKGSEDH; translated from the coding sequence GTGACCGAGTTGCCGGCCGAGGTCGACCTGGCCGCCGAGGAGTTGCGCGGCCGAATCGACGGCGACACCCTGACCGTCACCATCGACCGTCCGGAGAAGCGCAACGCGCTGACCGCCGACGGGTACCACGGCATCAAGACCGCGGCGATGATCGTCGCCGACGAGCCGACCTTGGACTTCCTGGTGATCACCGGCACCGGCGATGCGTTCTGCGCGGGTGGCGACATGAACGCCGTCGGTAATCCCGACCGGCGCTGGGACGCGTTCACCGAGGCGTACGACGGGACTCCGTTCGAGACGCTGGGCAAGATCCCCAAGATCGTCGTCTGCGCGGTCAACGGGTTGGCGCTCGGGGGCGGTCTGGTCATGACGCTTTACGCCGATCTGGTCATTGCATCCGACCGGGCTCGGATGCGGGTGCCCGACCTCACCCGGGGTGTCTACGAAGCGTTCGTCGCTGCCCGCCTGCCGCAGCGCATCGGCACGCTGCGTGCCAATCACCTGATATACGGCAATGATTGGGTCGAAGCCGAGGAAGCGCACCGCCTCGGACTGGTCGGAAAGGTGGTCGCGCACGAAACTCTCGCCGCGGAGACGGCTGCTCTGCTCGACCGGGTCCGCAACACCGGGCCGGCGGCGCGGACCGCGATGAAGCGTGAAATGGCGAGGTCGCTGCCGGCCGTCGACGCATCCGGGTATTGGGCCTCGGTGGGGACAGCAGAACAGATCGAGGCGTTCACCGCATTCCTGCAGAAGCGCGCGCCGCAGTGGTCGCGCACGTCGGACCGGGACGCGTTCGTATCGACACGCCGGCCGGCATGGATACCGCCGCAGCCGGATGCCAAAGGGAGTGAGGACCATTGA
- a CDS encoding TetR/AcrR family transcriptional regulator, with product MDQRRVRGQRNRQALIDAALELFAADGYESTTVEHISARAGVAPRTFFHHFAAKEDILFDGYPERLHEATRRFRASRSPSLWGALAEASAAVAEAISAQPEMFLTRARMYAGHPALRATRLRLNDDWIEQMTSEVAIRLGTDPHTDLRPRLAVAVVNGANRAAIDTWVADGGRGDLTASMAEAVVLLRPSITRIERLVKADRQRRVG from the coding sequence ATGGACCAGCGACGCGTGCGCGGACAGCGTAACCGACAAGCCCTGATCGACGCCGCCCTCGAACTCTTCGCCGCCGACGGGTACGAATCCACCACCGTCGAACACATCTCGGCGCGCGCCGGCGTCGCTCCGCGAACGTTTTTCCACCACTTCGCCGCCAAAGAGGACATCCTCTTCGACGGCTATCCGGAGCGACTCCACGAAGCCACCCGTCGATTCCGCGCTTCTCGATCACCTTCGCTGTGGGGGGCGCTGGCAGAGGCGTCGGCCGCCGTCGCCGAAGCCATCAGTGCCCAGCCCGAGATGTTCCTGACCAGAGCGCGGATGTATGCCGGCCATCCGGCGCTGCGCGCCACCCGGTTGCGCCTCAACGACGATTGGATCGAGCAGATGACCAGCGAGGTGGCCATTCGACTCGGCACCGACCCCCACACCGACCTGCGGCCGAGGCTCGCGGTCGCCGTGGTCAACGGCGCGAATCGTGCTGCGATCGACACGTGGGTCGCCGACGGCGGACGCGGCGATCTCACGGCGTCGATGGCCGAGGCCGTCGTCCTGCTACGACCATCGATCACCCGCATCGAGCGTCTGGTCAAGGCCGACAGGCAACGCCGTGTCGGGTGA
- a CDS encoding biotin/lipoyl-containing protein, translating to MTEVRMPKPGDAITEAEITEFLVADGASVAEGDPLYSIATDKVEMDIEAPASGVVSWKVEAGGTYDVGALIAVIA from the coding sequence GTGACGGAAGTGCGGATGCCCAAGCCGGGCGACGCCATCACCGAAGCCGAGATCACCGAATTCCTTGTCGCCGATGGTGCGTCGGTGGCCGAAGGCGATCCGCTGTATTCGATCGCCACCGACAAGGTGGAGATGGACATCGAAGCGCCGGCCTCGGGCGTGGTGTCGTGGAAGGTCGAAGCCGGCGGGACCTATGACGTCGGTGCACTGATCGCGGTCATCGCGTGA
- a CDS encoding nuclear transport factor 2 family protein has translation MLPDLEVLRRREALVLRHVAAENARDLDQIMATFTHPRYEIVPTTTVYDGDLAVRQMILRQWDELPQMSYSAEAIFHAPHGLVVETRTTCAGTPIDMLSVNVFGFDGVGLILERCYFDRMLFAAQLDKLSN, from the coding sequence GTGCTACCGGATCTCGAGGTATTGCGCCGACGTGAGGCGCTGGTGCTGCGCCACGTCGCCGCGGAGAACGCGCGCGACCTCGACCAGATCATGGCCACCTTCACCCACCCGCGCTACGAAATCGTGCCCACGACAACGGTGTACGACGGTGACCTTGCGGTTCGGCAGATGATCCTGCGGCAGTGGGACGAGCTACCGCAGATGAGCTATAGCGCCGAGGCGATATTCCACGCCCCGCACGGACTGGTCGTGGAGACCCGCACGACGTGTGCCGGGACCCCGATCGACATGCTCAGCGTCAACGTCTTCGGCTTCGACGGCGTGGGTCTGATCCTGGAGCGTTGTTACTTCGACCGCATGTTGTTCGCCGCGCAGCTCGACAAATTGAGCAACTAA
- a CDS encoding LLM class flavin-dependent oxidoreductase, translating into MRFGVFILGDKPNHLSDQEVFANVLEEARWAEELGYDEVWLAEHHFSPYGMLADLPMVAAAIAAQTERIRIGTACMVAPFHNPIQLAERIAMVDVLSGGRFDAGFGRGYQAHEFKGFGVPMDEATGRYQECLEIVHLLLTQENVSYQGKYFTLEDVTIYPRPVQQPIPVWGTVMKTPSSFEWLADKGFGAIIGNPYTVDPDLQGALDIYLETQAKKGLAAATGNVWALLNAFCHHDDAFARTYPRESVELSIERHRAYSNPFERGGEIPADYKAYADWFDKHDKQSYEQVLNSHLTLMGNPDRIIEKMRTVIDMGWRNVMLRMSRGGAMDRAKVYDSMKLFADEVIPATSELAAAPA; encoded by the coding sequence ATGAGATTCGGTGTCTTCATCCTCGGCGACAAGCCCAACCACCTGTCCGACCAGGAAGTCTTCGCCAACGTGCTGGAAGAGGCCCGCTGGGCCGAGGAACTCGGCTACGACGAGGTCTGGCTGGCCGAGCATCATTTCTCGCCCTACGGCATGCTCGCCGATCTGCCCATGGTCGCCGCGGCGATCGCCGCGCAGACCGAGCGCATCCGCATCGGCACTGCGTGCATGGTCGCTCCGTTCCACAACCCGATTCAACTGGCCGAGCGCATCGCGATGGTCGACGTGCTCTCGGGGGGTCGATTCGATGCCGGCTTCGGACGCGGATACCAGGCTCACGAGTTCAAGGGCTTCGGGGTACCGATGGACGAAGCCACCGGTCGTTACCAGGAATGCCTGGAGATCGTCCATCTGCTGCTGACGCAGGAGAACGTGAGCTACCAGGGCAAGTACTTCACCCTCGAAGACGTCACCATCTACCCGCGTCCCGTCCAGCAGCCCATACCGGTGTGGGGCACCGTGATGAAGACACCGTCGAGCTTCGAATGGCTCGCCGACAAGGGTTTCGGCGCCATCATCGGCAATCCGTACACCGTCGACCCCGATCTGCAGGGCGCGCTGGACATCTATCTGGAGACCCAGGCCAAGAAAGGTCTGGCCGCCGCGACCGGAAATGTGTGGGCGCTGCTCAATGCGTTCTGCCATCACGACGACGCCTTCGCCCGGACCTATCCCAGGGAGAGCGTGGAGCTCTCGATCGAGCGGCACCGCGCCTACTCGAATCCGTTCGAGCGCGGCGGCGAGATCCCGGCCGACTACAAGGCCTACGCCGACTGGTTCGACAAGCACGACAAGCAGAGCTACGAGCAGGTGCTGAATTCGCATCTGACCCTGATGGGGAACCCCGATCGGATCATCGAGAAGATGCGGACGGTGATCGACATGGGTTGGCGCAACGTCATGTTGAGGATGTCCCGAGGCGGTGCCATGGACCGCGCGAAGGTCTACGACTCGATGAAGCTGTTCGCCGACGAGGTGATCCCGGCGACCTCCGAGCTGGCGGCGGCGCCCGCTTGA
- a CDS encoding alpha-ketoacid dehydrogenase subunit alpha/beta — translation MSTETGTRAPSPTSDHSLALYRLMSKVHHGDKRVRKALSSGEAAMSYWPVDGHEAMSAGAMLALDDDDQLVTTYRGLGDVLAKGVDLPGYFAEILGRRAGLSRGKAGAMGIYDPAHGIAWTTGIVGAGPLIANGIALAAARRNTNQVVLVSFGDGATSIGYVHEAMNMAALWNLPVIFFCQNNAWAECTAQHRYTRTSRLSDRAQGYGMPGVTVDGADPHAVYDAVASAVARARSGQGPSFVEAVAYRLQGHYFGDAMGYADQDELAAKRADPPFTRFRQRLIADGVIADADLDAIDAEVAAEIDAAFTAAVASPPPDPAELTRDVFNANGSERSDMSRAAASGVPADRTGDTEEMGLVQAIHRTLDRAMAEDDSIVLLGEDIGDPSGGGMFKVTAGLSATYGEDRVLDTPIAESSIIGAAIGASLAGLRPVAELMFMDFLGVAMDQIANHAAKVRYLSGGRTGAPLVIRTMVGMGAGAQHSQAFEAWAMHTPGLKVVWPSTAADAAGLLNACLADDDPCLFIESMKLYYGGGKGPVPVADHVVPLGQADVKQQGSDVTVVTYGVMVHAALEAARELAEDGVSVEVVDLRTLVPLDVAAVLDSVRKTTRLVVAHESVGFCGPGAEIAATVGTELFGVLSAPIQRVAGTYTPVPRAATLEAACRPGAAQLVEAIRRIL, via the coding sequence ATGTCCACCGAAACCGGCACCCGAGCGCCGTCGCCGACGAGCGACCATTCGCTGGCGCTGTACCGGCTCATGAGCAAGGTCCACCACGGCGACAAGCGGGTCCGCAAAGCGTTGTCGTCTGGTGAGGCGGCGATGAGTTATTGGCCGGTCGACGGCCACGAGGCCATGTCCGCCGGCGCCATGCTGGCTCTCGACGACGATGACCAACTCGTCACGACGTATCGCGGACTCGGCGATGTGCTCGCCAAGGGTGTCGACCTGCCCGGTTACTTCGCCGAGATCCTCGGCCGCCGCGCCGGCCTGTCGAGGGGTAAAGCCGGCGCGATGGGAATCTACGATCCCGCCCACGGAATCGCGTGGACCACGGGCATCGTCGGAGCGGGTCCGTTGATCGCCAACGGCATCGCACTCGCGGCCGCACGACGGAACACCAACCAGGTCGTTCTGGTCAGCTTCGGCGACGGCGCCACCAGCATCGGGTACGTGCACGAAGCCATGAACATGGCCGCCCTGTGGAATCTGCCGGTGATCTTCTTCTGCCAGAACAACGCGTGGGCCGAATGCACGGCGCAGCACCGCTACACCCGGACGTCCCGGCTCTCGGACCGGGCGCAGGGCTACGGGATGCCGGGTGTCACCGTGGACGGTGCCGACCCGCATGCGGTGTACGACGCCGTCGCCTCGGCGGTCGCACGCGCGCGATCGGGACAAGGTCCGTCGTTCGTCGAGGCAGTGGCGTACCGCCTGCAGGGGCACTACTTCGGCGACGCCATGGGCTACGCCGATCAGGACGAACTGGCCGCCAAACGGGCCGACCCCCCGTTCACCCGCTTCCGGCAGCGACTCATCGCCGACGGCGTGATCGCCGACGCCGATCTCGACGCCATCGACGCCGAGGTCGCGGCCGAGATCGACGCCGCGTTCACCGCGGCGGTCGCCTCCCCACCGCCCGATCCCGCCGAACTCACACGAGATGTGTTCAACGCCAACGGATCGGAGCGCTCTGACATGTCCCGGGCGGCTGCCTCAGGGGTGCCTGCCGACCGGACCGGCGACACCGAGGAGATGGGACTGGTGCAGGCCATCCACCGCACCCTGGACCGGGCGATGGCCGAAGACGACTCGATCGTGCTGCTCGGTGAGGACATCGGCGACCCGTCGGGTGGCGGCATGTTCAAGGTCACCGCCGGCCTGTCGGCCACCTACGGCGAGGACCGGGTGCTCGACACTCCGATCGCGGAGTCCTCCATCATCGGTGCCGCCATCGGCGCATCGCTGGCTGGTCTGCGTCCGGTGGCCGAGTTGATGTTCATGGATTTCCTCGGGGTCGCGATGGATCAGATCGCCAACCATGCTGCGAAGGTTCGCTACCTGTCGGGTGGTCGCACGGGTGCGCCGCTGGTCATCCGGACGATGGTGGGTATGGGTGCCGGGGCTCAGCACTCCCAGGCCTTCGAGGCGTGGGCGATGCACACTCCGGGCCTGAAAGTGGTGTGGCCGAGCACTGCCGCCGATGCTGCGGGGCTGTTGAATGCGTGCCTGGCCGACGACGATCCGTGCCTGTTCATCGAGTCCATGAAGCTCTACTACGGCGGCGGCAAAGGCCCGGTCCCGGTGGCCGACCATGTCGTGCCGCTGGGGCAGGCCGACGTCAAACAACAGGGCTCCGACGTCACGGTGGTCACCTACGGCGTGATGGTTCACGCCGCACTGGAGGCCGCCCGAGAGCTCGCCGAGGACGGGGTGTCGGTGGAGGTCGTGGATCTGCGCACACTGGTGCCGCTCGACGTCGCCGCCGTGCTCGATTCGGTTCGTAAGACCACCCGTCTGGTGGTCGCCCACGAGTCGGTCGGTTTCTGCGGACCCGGCGCCGAGATCGCGGCGACGGTGGGTACCGAATTGTTCGGTGTGCTGAGTGCACCGATCCAGCGCGTGGCCGGTACCTACACGCCCGTGCCGCGCGCCGCCACTCTCGAAGCAGCCTGCCGACCCGGCGCTGCCCAACTCGTCGAAGCCATCAGGAGAATCCTGTGA
- a CDS encoding class I adenylate-forming enzyme family protein: protein MSEQLSVRLRTILTLDPPASAIEYHGAWTDWATLHGVATGVEHRLAAAGLGAGSPVGLVLRNHPAMVGALIGVLLSGATVVTLNAAHGDAGLAADIAELNLAAVIATDADWRRPGLLDAASGALGLSATLDWPAVTVLPGLGVAGPGPFRSEPDGVAVEMLTSGTTGPPKRIPLTYRSFERTVAAASTHYSAAGDQAPRLRSGVAIVAAPLVHMSGLFRTLLNICEGRRIALLERFTVAEFVDAVQRHRPRAVSLVPSAMAMILDADVAPDVFAAVDVVTSGTAHLPVAVQEEFEQRYGVAVLPSYGATEFAGGVAGWNLALHRQWAQAKRGSVGRPQRGREIRITSLDNDAGVGPNVQGRIEVRTHGGDWVRTTDLGRLDADGFLYVDGRTDDVIIRGGFKVAPGDIVKALRSHPGVRDAGVTGLPDRRLGAIPVAAVEPAAGVHVDPGELLGFLRERLTRYQLPARILVVDELPRTASLKVSQPALRDLFSQNQEVHT from the coding sequence TTGAGTGAGCAGCTTTCGGTCCGGCTCCGCACCATCCTGACGCTGGATCCGCCGGCCTCGGCCATCGAGTACCACGGAGCGTGGACGGACTGGGCGACCCTGCATGGCGTCGCCACCGGCGTCGAGCACCGCCTGGCTGCGGCGGGCCTGGGCGCCGGGTCGCCGGTCGGTCTGGTGCTGCGCAACCACCCGGCGATGGTGGGCGCGCTGATCGGGGTTCTGCTGTCGGGCGCCACGGTGGTGACGCTCAATGCCGCACACGGTGATGCCGGACTTGCTGCCGACATCGCCGAGTTGAATCTGGCCGCGGTCATCGCCACCGACGCAGACTGGCGGCGTCCCGGCCTTCTCGACGCTGCTTCGGGCGCCCTGGGATTGTCAGCCACGCTGGACTGGCCGGCCGTCACTGTGCTGCCCGGCTTGGGGGTTGCGGGTCCCGGTCCCTTCCGGAGCGAGCCCGACGGCGTCGCGGTCGAGATGCTGACCAGCGGTACCACCGGTCCCCCCAAACGAATTCCGCTGACCTACCGGTCTTTCGAACGCACGGTGGCCGCTGCGAGCACGCACTACTCGGCCGCCGGTGACCAGGCCCCCCGGCTGCGCTCGGGCGTGGCGATCGTCGCCGCGCCGCTGGTGCACATGTCCGGGCTGTTCCGTACGTTGCTCAACATCTGCGAAGGACGGCGGATCGCGCTGCTCGAACGCTTCACGGTCGCGGAGTTCGTCGATGCGGTGCAGCGGCACCGCCCACGTGCGGTGAGTCTGGTGCCCTCGGCGATGGCGATGATTCTCGACGCCGACGTCGCACCCGATGTCTTCGCCGCCGTGGACGTGGTCACGTCGGGCACCGCGCACCTGCCGGTGGCCGTCCAGGAGGAATTCGAACAGCGCTACGGCGTGGCGGTGCTGCCGTCCTACGGGGCGACGGAGTTCGCGGGCGGAGTCGCGGGCTGGAATCTTGCCCTGCATCGGCAGTGGGCACAGGCCAAGCGCGGCAGTGTCGGCCGTCCGCAACGCGGCCGTGAGATCAGGATCACCTCCCTGGACAATGATGCCGGGGTCGGCCCGAACGTCCAAGGTCGCATCGAGGTGCGCACCCATGGTGGGGACTGGGTGCGCACCACCGATCTCGGCCGCCTCGACGCCGACGGCTTCCTCTACGTCGACGGCCGCACCGACGATGTGATCATCCGCGGCGGTTTCAAGGTGGCACCGGGAGACATCGTGAAAGCGCTGCGCAGCCACCCCGGGGTGCGCGACGCCGGCGTCACCGGATTACCCGACAGGCGGCTGGGCGCCATTCCCGTCGCCGCGGTCGAGCCCGCGGCGGGTGTCCACGTGGACCCCGGGGAGCTTCTCGGGTTTCTGCGGGAGCGACTCACCCGCTACCAGCTGCCGGCCCGGATCCTGGTCGTCGACGAGTTGCCGCGCACTGCGTCGCTGAAAGTCAGTCAGCCCGCGCTGCGGGACTTGTTCTCGCAGAACCAGGAGGTGCACACATGA
- a CDS encoding acetyl-CoA acetyltransferase, which yields MTGIRGAAAVVGVADEVSPSGVIDVPLRELEARVVRAALADAGLTVRDVDGLCTCTGGTLMHSVELAEYLGMTPRFTDATQTGGASYGLYVEHAAAAIAAGQAETVVIVYASTPRAARKRGDKGLGVFATPERLEWETPYGVMLPISAYALAANRHMAQFGTTAEQLAQIAVDTRSWATRNPRAHLRDPISTDDVLGSGYLAEPLHKLECCLVTDGAAAVVLTSAERARTLAKPPVYVLGAASAASHAMISQMPDLTVTPGAQSGPAAFCAAGVSPGEVDVVELYDSFTITVLLALEDLGFCEKGDGGPFAGSGVLAPGGALPGQTTGGGLAYTHPGAFGAFLLVEAARQLRGEGEDRQVAGAEVALAHGTGGVLSATSTVILGTGATL from the coding sequence ATGACGGGCATCCGCGGCGCGGCGGCAGTGGTCGGGGTCGCCGACGAGGTGTCGCCGTCGGGTGTGATCGACGTGCCGTTGCGCGAACTGGAAGCGCGGGTCGTCAGGGCCGCGCTGGCCGACGCCGGATTGACGGTGCGTGACGTCGACGGTCTGTGCACGTGCACCGGGGGTACCCTGATGCATTCGGTCGAATTGGCTGAATATCTCGGAATGACACCACGTTTCACCGATGCCACCCAGACCGGTGGAGCGAGCTACGGCCTCTACGTGGAGCACGCCGCGGCGGCTATCGCCGCGGGCCAGGCCGAGACTGTGGTGATCGTCTACGCTTCGACGCCGCGTGCGGCTCGCAAACGCGGCGACAAGGGCCTCGGCGTCTTCGCCACTCCCGAGCGCCTGGAATGGGAGACACCCTACGGTGTGATGCTCCCGATCAGCGCCTATGCGCTGGCCGCGAACCGGCACATGGCCCAATTCGGCACCACCGCAGAACAATTGGCACAGATCGCGGTGGACACCCGTAGCTGGGCGACCCGGAATCCGCGCGCTCATCTGCGCGACCCGATCAGCACCGACGACGTGCTCGGATCGGGCTATCTCGCCGAGCCCCTGCACAAGCTCGAGTGTTGCCTGGTCACCGATGGTGCCGCGGCGGTCGTGCTCACCAGCGCGGAGCGGGCGCGCACACTGGCCAAGCCGCCCGTGTACGTGCTGGGCGCCGCATCGGCGGCCTCGCACGCAATGATCTCCCAGATGCCCGATCTGACCGTCACCCCCGGCGCGCAGTCCGGCCCCGCGGCCTTCTGTGCGGCGGGTGTGAGCCCAGGTGAGGTCGACGTCGTCGAACTCTACGACTCCTTCACCATCACCGTCCTGCTCGCGCTCGAGGATCTGGGCTTCTGCGAGAAGGGGGACGGTGGCCCGTTCGCCGGCAGTGGGGTACTTGCGCCCGGGGGCGCACTGCCCGGGCAGACCACCGGCGGTGGTCTCGCCTACACCCACCCCGGTGCGTTCGGCGCCTTCCTGCTCGTCGAGGCAGCACGTCAACTGCGCGGCGAAGGGGAGGATCGGCAGGTGGCCGGCGCCGAGGTGGCTCTCGCGCACGGCACCGGTGGGGTGCTGTCGGCGACGTCGACGGTCATCCTCGGGACGGGGGCGACGCTGTGA